The Terriglobus tenax genome contains a region encoding:
- a CDS encoding trimeric intracellular cation channel family protein produces the protein MEVLKLKRGLDLVLLTADFAGTLLFAMEGALAGIRGGMDLFGVLVLAFITAVGGGIVRDLLIGATPPASIKDWRYGAIAFTGGMMAFLFHGVIAQKASSGVITALDAAGLSLFAIAGATKAMEFGMHPMMAVLLGTITGCGGGTIRDILLNTVPGVLRADIYASAALLGAAVMVAFVRVLKLRPSLAALAGGISCFALRMISVWHGWSLPKVGA, from the coding sequence ATGGAAGTCCTAAAATTGAAGCGCGGCCTTGACCTGGTGCTGTTGACGGCAGACTTTGCCGGAACCCTGCTGTTTGCCATGGAAGGTGCGCTGGCCGGCATTCGCGGCGGCATGGACCTGTTCGGCGTTCTGGTGCTGGCCTTCATCACCGCGGTTGGCGGAGGCATTGTGCGCGACCTGCTGATCGGCGCCACTCCCCCGGCTTCCATCAAGGACTGGCGTTACGGAGCCATTGCCTTTACTGGCGGCATGATGGCCTTTCTGTTTCACGGAGTCATTGCACAGAAGGCCAGCTCCGGCGTCATTACAGCGCTGGATGCTGCGGGACTCTCCCTGTTTGCCATTGCAGGCGCGACGAAGGCGATGGAGTTTGGCATGCACCCCATGATGGCCGTGCTGCTGGGAACCATTACCGGCTGCGGCGGGGGAACGATACGCGACATTCTGCTGAACACCGTTCCGGGTGTGCTGCGCGCGGATATCTACGCTTCAGCGGCACTGCTGGGTGCGGCGGTCATGGTCGCGTTCGTTCGCGTGCTGAAACTGCGCCCCAGCCTTGCCGCGCTGGCTGGCGGCATCAGCTGCTTTGCGCTGCGCATGATCAGCGTATGGCATGGATGGAGTCTGCCGAAGGTAGGCGCCTGA
- a CDS encoding methyltransferase family protein, translated as MKWLRATALEYRLRYLIHTVIYVVGFTAPWAKGWMNFGRQAVWVELSGGLMKGAGMGFAASTHLVLGLATLLAIAGAWLRTWGTAYIGAGVVQDGAMHGDRVLADGPYRYTRNPLYLGTILHTLAIAVLMQPLAALVVLVLITGFQFRLIFREEAFLTAQRGEAYTRYLAAVPRLFPSLRPGVAAGGASPVWGQAVLNEIYFLGVAASFLLLGWQWDAWLILRGILISLGASIVARAFLK; from the coding sequence ATGAAGTGGCTGCGCGCAACCGCGCTGGAATATCGCCTGCGCTACCTGATCCACACGGTCATCTACGTGGTCGGCTTTACCGCGCCATGGGCTAAAGGGTGGATGAATTTTGGCCGGCAGGCCGTCTGGGTTGAACTCTCCGGCGGCTTGATGAAGGGCGCGGGTATGGGCTTTGCCGCGTCCACGCACCTGGTGCTGGGCCTGGCAACACTGCTGGCGATTGCAGGCGCATGGCTGCGTACCTGGGGCACAGCCTACATTGGCGCGGGCGTGGTGCAGGACGGCGCCATGCACGGCGACCGCGTGCTGGCGGATGGACCCTACCGCTACACGCGCAACCCACTGTACCTGGGCACCATTCTGCATACGCTGGCGATTGCGGTGCTGATGCAGCCGCTGGCCGCGCTGGTCGTCCTTGTGTTGATCACCGGCTTCCAGTTCCGCCTGATCTTCCGTGAAGAGGCCTTTCTGACCGCGCAGCGCGGCGAGGCGTATACGCGCTACCTGGCAGCGGTGCCACGTCTGTTCCCCAGCCTGCGTCCCGGTGTTGCAGCGGGGGGTGCAAGCCCGGTGTGGGGACAGGCTGTACTGAACGAGATCTACTTCCTGGGCGTAGCGGCCAGCTTCCTGCTGCTGGGCTGGCAGTGGGACGCGTGGCTGATTCTGCGCGGTATCCTCATTTCGCTGGGCGCGTCGATTGTGGCCCGCGCTTTCCTGAAGTAA
- a CDS encoding ParB/RepB/Spo0J family partition protein, translated as MSTGKRAALGKGLEALLPSKKPAATPPPVPAAAAPAAPVVVEGKPKEIPVDAIERNPYQTRMRFDEAALNELTQSIAELGVAQPILVRPLPGGKYQLIAGERRWLASKRAGKDTVPAILKEVSNEQAMEITIVENLQRADLNPMEQAKAYQRLSSEFGLTQEQMAKRTGKDRASVANFLRLLKLPESVQHRVEAGEITFGHARSLLALEDTQLIEKAALKVVQMGMSVRSTETFVQNQLNPERKLGKVEAVEEPPIDPNVKEAQTKLQRHLGLKVRIEDKNGKGRVVIEYANVDDFDRLLEALA; from the coding sequence ATGAGCACTGGTAAACGCGCAGCGCTGGGTAAAGGCCTGGAAGCCCTGCTGCCCTCGAAGAAGCCTGCGGCCACTCCGCCCCCTGTACCGGCTGCGGCAGCACCTGCCGCCCCTGTTGTCGTGGAAGGCAAGCCGAAAGAGATTCCGGTTGACGCCATTGAGCGTAACCCCTACCAGACGCGTATGCGGTTTGATGAAGCCGCGCTGAATGAGCTGACGCAGTCGATTGCAGAGCTGGGTGTGGCGCAGCCCATCCTGGTCCGCCCTCTGCCTGGCGGCAAGTATCAGCTCATCGCGGGTGAGCGTCGCTGGCTGGCTTCCAAGCGTGCCGGCAAGGACACGGTTCCCGCCATCCTGAAAGAGGTGTCGAACGAACAGGCGATGGAGATCACCATCGTCGAGAACCTGCAGCGCGCCGATCTGAACCCGATGGAGCAGGCAAAGGCGTACCAGCGGCTCTCCAGCGAGTTCGGCCTGACGCAGGAGCAGATGGCGAAGCGGACCGGCAAGGACCGCGCAAGCGTGGCTAACTTCCTTCGTTTGTTGAAGTTACCGGAATCCGTCCAGCATCGCGTGGAGGCCGGGGAGATCACCTTTGGCCATGCGCGTTCGCTGCTCGCCCTGGAAGACACGCAACTTATTGAAAAGGCTGCACTTAAGGTTGTCCAGATGGGCATGTCCGTGCGTTCCACGGAGACTTTCGTGCAGAACCAGCTTAATCCGGAGCGCAAGCTGGGCAAGGTGGAAGCGGTTGAAGAGCCACCCATCGACCCGAACGTCAAAGAGGCGCAGACCAAGCTGCAGCGGCACCTTGGCCTGAAGGTGCGTATCGAGGACAAGAACGGCAAGGGCCGTGTCGTAATTGAGTACGCCAATGTGGATGACTTTGATCGTCTGCTCGAGGCCCTGGCATGA
- a CDS encoding ParA family protein: MSKVIAIVNQKGGVGKTTTAINLSAAIALEGLDTLLIDIDPQANSTGGLGFGRDEDRASTYDVLMHAVSPDAAMLTTEIGTLKLIPSSKNLIGATIELIQADRREFRLRDALAPLREKFPFILLDCPPALDLLTLNALTAADGLLVPMQAEYFALEGISELVSTMDKVAQAFNPDLALEGVLMTMYDERTNLAQQVTANLQEFFGDKLLKTTIPRNVRLAEAPSHGKPVMVYDPRSRGSDAYRDLALELLERNGIKSPKAKERAAAEKKGVEFKFWPYNK; encoded by the coding sequence ATGAGCAAGGTCATAGCCATCGTCAATCAGAAGGGTGGAGTCGGTAAAACCACGACTGCCATCAACCTTTCCGCCGCCATCGCCCTCGAAGGCCTGGACACCCTGCTGATCGATATCGACCCGCAGGCCAACTCCACCGGAGGCTTGGGTTTCGGACGCGATGAGGACCGCGCCTCCACCTACGACGTGCTGATGCACGCCGTTTCCCCGGACGCCGCCATGCTCACCACCGAGATCGGCACCCTGAAACTGATCCCCTCCAGCAAGAACCTGATCGGCGCCACTATTGAACTGATCCAGGCCGATCGCCGGGAGTTCCGCCTGCGCGACGCTCTGGCGCCCCTGCGCGAGAAGTTTCCCTTCATCCTGCTGGACTGCCCCCCCGCGCTCGACCTGTTGACCCTGAACGCCCTGACCGCGGCCGACGGCCTGCTGGTTCCGATGCAGGCGGAATACTTTGCCCTGGAAGGCATCAGCGAACTGGTCAGCACCATGGACAAGGTCGCGCAGGCTTTCAACCCGGACCTGGCGCTGGAAGGCGTGCTGATGACCATGTATGACGAGCGCACGAACCTCGCCCAGCAGGTGACGGCCAACCTCCAGGAGTTCTTCGGGGACAAGCTGCTGAAGACAACGATCCCGCGCAACGTCCGCCTGGCGGAGGCTCCCAGCCATGGCAAACCGGTAATGGTCTACGACCCGCGCTCCCGCGGATCGGATGCCTACCGTGACCTGGCGCTGGAACTGCTGGAGCGCAACGGCATCAAGAGTCCCAAGGCCAAGGAACGGGCCGCCGCCGAGAAGAAGGGCGTCGAGTTCAAGTTCTGGCCGTACAACAAGTAG
- the rsmG gene encoding 16S rRNA (guanine(527)-N(7))-methyltransferase RsmG has translation MATLSTDTLLALLQPYLPAPLTAEAAGRLSTYLDLLVKWNARTNLTAIRTPEEMVRRHFGESLFAGSIVPRGTTTLLDLGSGGGFPGIPVQILRPEIAVTLAESQGKKAAFLREAVRTLGLKTTVWANRAEKLPEQFDVVAMRAVDKMEEMISVAEELVRPGGTLMLLTTTGQVEALGHLTASATPLPGSQDGIVALFHVEQS, from the coding sequence ATGGCTACGCTTTCGACTGACACCCTGCTCGCCCTGCTGCAACCGTATCTACCGGCCCCCTTGACGGCTGAGGCCGCCGGCCGGCTCTCCACCTACCTGGACCTGCTGGTGAAGTGGAACGCCCGTACCAACCTGACCGCCATCCGTACGCCGGAAGAAATGGTGCGACGACACTTCGGAGAAAGCCTGTTCGCGGGCTCGATTGTTCCACGTGGAACAACAACACTGCTGGACCTGGGCTCCGGCGGAGGATTTCCCGGGATTCCCGTCCAGATCCTGCGGCCGGAGATTGCCGTAACTCTTGCGGAGTCCCAAGGCAAGAAAGCGGCCTTCCTGCGCGAAGCGGTTCGCACCCTCGGCCTGAAGACCACCGTTTGGGCCAACCGGGCGGAGAAGCTGCCGGAACAGTTTGACGTGGTGGCAATGCGCGCCGTCGACAAGATGGAAGAGATGATTTCTGTGGCCGAAGAACTGGTGCGCCCCGGTGGAACCCTGATGCTGTTGACCACGACTGGACAGGTGGAGGCGCTGGGCCATCTCACGGCTTCGGCAACCCCGCTGCCCGGCTCCCAGGATGGGATTGTGGCACTGTTCCACGTGGAACAGTCGTAG
- the lpxC gene encoding UDP-3-O-acyl-N-acetylglucosamine deacetylase yields MSEKPHYERTIAAEVSFSGVGLHSGAPVNMRVIPAAAGSGIVFRRTDLDGFEIPATNRNVAKVSYATSLMRQGVLISTTEHLLSAFIGYGIDNVIIELDNLELPILDGSADPYVAAFERVGVKQQRRKREYIRILKEVEVREGDKFIGVYPGTGYQIDYLIDFPAPIGRERFLGDLETGAYTDLIAPARTFGWKEDEAKLRDMGLIRGVSDSSAIILTREGVQNGPLRFADEFVRHKVLDLIGDLALAGRRIQGRVVAERAGHAMHTALVSHLMKDRSTWELAFGYDEEPVRGRAFAGLQPVHA; encoded by the coding sequence GTGTCAGAGAAGCCGCATTACGAACGCACCATCGCCGCAGAGGTCAGCTTCTCCGGGGTTGGTCTGCATTCTGGGGCTCCGGTCAACATGCGGGTCATTCCCGCCGCCGCCGGCTCAGGCATCGTCTTTCGCCGGACAGATCTGGATGGCTTCGAGATTCCCGCCACCAATCGCAACGTCGCCAAGGTGAGCTATGCCACCAGCCTGATGCGCCAGGGCGTGCTGATCTCCACCACCGAGCACCTGCTCTCCGCCTTCATCGGCTACGGCATCGACAACGTCATCATTGAGCTGGACAATCTGGAGCTTCCCATCCTCGACGGCTCGGCTGACCCCTATGTCGCCGCTTTTGAGCGGGTGGGCGTCAAGCAGCAGCGCCGCAAGCGCGAGTACATCCGCATCCTCAAAGAGGTGGAAGTGCGGGAAGGCGACAAGTTTATCGGTGTCTACCCCGGCACCGGCTACCAGATCGATTACCTGATCGACTTCCCCGCGCCCATCGGCCGCGAACGCTTCCTGGGTGATCTTGAGACCGGAGCGTACACCGATCTGATTGCCCCGGCCCGCACCTTCGGCTGGAAGGAAGACGAAGCCAAGTTGCGCGATATGGGTCTGATCCGCGGAGTCTCGGACTCTTCGGCCATCATTCTGACCCGCGAGGGCGTGCAGAACGGCCCCCTGCGTTTTGCGGATGAATTTGTGCGCCACAAGGTGCTGGACCTGATCGGAGACCTGGCTCTGGCGGGCCGCCGCATCCAGGGCCGTGTGGTTGCGGAGCGGGCCGGGCATGCCATGCATACGGCCTTGGTTTCGCACCTGATGAAGGACCGCTCTACCTGGGAATTGGCCTTTGGATACGACGAAGAGCCGGTCAGGGGCCGTGCTTTTGCCGGGTTGCAGCCTGTCCATGCCTAG
- the folK gene encoding 2-amino-4-hydroxy-6-hydroxymethyldihydropteridine diphosphokinase: MPRAAIALGSNLGDRESHLRQAIQQLSALGQVVAVSSFYDTEPVGYLDQPRFLNAACVLETGLTPLILLREMLEIERKMGRNRALVAPKGPRVLDLDLLLCGNLLLHSDELTLPHPAMQERRFVLEPLAEIAPEWVHPVLGRTVAELLQQLPA; this comes from the coding sequence ATGCCTAGGGCGGCGATTGCCCTGGGATCGAACCTCGGCGACCGGGAAAGCCATTTACGTCAAGCAATTCAACAGCTTAGCGCGTTGGGGCAGGTGGTTGCCGTTTCCAGCTTCTATGACACGGAGCCGGTGGGGTATCTGGATCAGCCGCGCTTTCTGAATGCTGCCTGTGTGCTGGAGACGGGGTTAACTCCCTTGATTCTGCTGCGGGAGATGCTCGAAATCGAGCGCAAAATGGGTCGAAATCGCGCTCTTGTGGCACCCAAGGGGCCTCGTGTGCTGGATCTGGATTTGCTATTATGTGGCAATCTTTTGCTCCATAGTGACGAGCTGACCTTGCCACACCCGGCGATGCAGGAGCGCCGGTTTGTGCTGGAGCCGCTGGCGGAGATTGCGCCGGAGTGGGTGCATCCGGTGTTAGGCCGAACGGTTGCGGAGTTGCTGCAACAGCTGCCGGCGTAA
- a CDS encoding energy transducer TonB, with the protein MIVEGVVTESGDFIDLNIRTTPLADDIRKSALDSLNTYRFQPATLDGKPIAVRLNVMIQYKFW; encoded by the coding sequence GTGATCGTCGAAGGCGTCGTCACCGAAAGCGGCGACTTCATCGACCTCAACATCCGAACCACACCTCTCGCGGACGACATCCGGAAAAGCGCCCTGGACAGCCTGAACACCTACAGGTTTCAGCCCGCAACGCTGGACGGCAAACCCATTGCCGTCCGCTTGAACGTTATGATCCAGTACAAGTTCTGGTAG